One window of the Desulfuromonas acetoxidans DSM 684 genome contains the following:
- the fliP gene encoding flagellar type III secretion system pore protein FliP (The bacterial flagellar biogenesis protein FliP forms a type III secretion system (T3SS)-type pore required for flagellar assembly.): MKMLRLLFALGLILLPATGWAIDLPTITLGVENAATPNEVSMAVQILLVLTILSVAPAILLMTTAFVRVVVVLSFIRQAMGTQQMPPNQVIVGLSLFLTFFIMAPVYSVVNERAVQPYLSGEIDQAQALTEAVNPVRDFMYSQTREKDLALLVDIAGNDRPDTIDDVPTTTLIPAFMLSELNRAFQIGFMVYVPFLVIDMVVASVLMSMGMMMLPPPIISLPFKLLLFVLVDGWGLVVGSLVKSFS; encoded by the coding sequence ATGAAGATGCTGCGTCTGCTGTTTGCCCTCGGCCTGATTCTTTTGCCAGCCACCGGCTGGGCAATTGACCTGCCGACCATCACCCTCGGTGTGGAAAATGCCGCGACGCCCAACGAAGTGTCGATGGCGGTGCAGATTCTTTTGGTTCTGACCATTCTGTCGGTGGCACCGGCGATTTTGCTGATGACCACGGCGTTTGTCCGCGTGGTCGTGGTACTGTCGTTTATCCGTCAGGCCATGGGCACCCAGCAGATGCCTCCCAATCAGGTCATTGTTGGCTTGTCGCTGTTTTTGACCTTTTTTATCATGGCTCCGGTCTATAGCGTGGTCAATGAACGGGCCGTGCAGCCCTATCTGTCCGGGGAGATTGATCAGGCCCAGGCGTTGACGGAGGCCGTCAATCCGGTGCGTGATTTTATGTATTCACAGACACGCGAAAAAGATCTGGCCCTACTGGTGGATATTGCCGGCAACGATCGACCGGACACCATCGATGATGTGCCGACGACAACTCTGATTCCGGCATTTATGCTGTCGGAGCTCAATCGGGCCTTTCAGATCGGTTTTATGGTTTATGTGCCGTTTCTGGTCATCGATATGGTGGTTGCTTCGGTGTTGATGTCCATGGGCATGATGATGTTGCCGCCGCCGATCATTTCGTTGCCGTTCAAGCTGTTGCTGTTTGTTCTTGTTGACGGCTGGGGGCTGGTTGTTGGCTCGTTGGTCAAAAGTTTTTCCTGA
- the fliQ gene encoding flagellar biosynthesis protein FliQ, translated as MTPEFVIDLGRNAVKTVLLISSPMLLSGLIIGLLVSIFQAATQINEQTMTFIPKIVAVLVSLILFAPWIIRLMLSFTENVFNGITLLGG; from the coding sequence ATGACACCTGAATTCGTCATTGATTTGGGCCGCAATGCGGTAAAAACCGTGTTGTTGATTTCGTCTCCGATGCTGTTGTCCGGTTTGATCATCGGTCTGCTGGTAAGTATTTTTCAGGCCGCCACCCAGATCAATGAACAGACCATGACCTTTATTCCGAAAATTGTCGCCGTCCTGGTGTCGTTGATTCTGTTTGCGCCGTGGATTATCCGGCTGATGTTATCCTTTACCGAAAACGTTTTTAACGGCATCACTTTGCTCGGGGGATAG
- the fliR gene encoding flagellar biosynthetic protein FliR: MELLLFPVDKLQLALICLARVAAILGSMPVFGSGQVPARAKVILALFMTFLIFPGVEPLLPSYSFEPLPLMLLIANEALLGIMMGFIARLIFTAVEFGGTIVGYQMGFAAANVYDPQNQRQVSLISQFQNVFAILVFLALDVHHLFIEAMVDSYRQLPPGLLDFSSEAVPFIMELTGHMFVLAIRFSAPILAVLLLSGLVLGILARVFPQLNVFLLSFPINIGMAFIIIGLTMNMVVAMLNREFFALPETFAQLLYYLKN; encoded by the coding sequence GTGGAGCTGCTGTTATTCCCCGTTGATAAATTGCAGCTGGCGTTGATCTGCCTGGCGCGTGTTGCGGCGATTCTTGGCAGTATGCCGGTTTTTGGCAGCGGTCAGGTGCCGGCGCGGGCCAAGGTCATTCTGGCTCTGTTCATGACGTTTCTGATCTTTCCCGGTGTCGAACCCCTGCTGCCCTCGTACTCCTTTGAACCGCTGCCGTTGATGCTGCTGATCGCCAATGAAGCGTTGCTGGGTATTATGATGGGTTTTATTGCCCGACTGATTTTTACCGCAGTCGAATTTGGCGGCACCATTGTCGGCTATCAGATGGGGTTTGCAGCCGCCAATGTCTATGACCCGCAAAACCAGCGTCAGGTCTCACTGATCTCGCAGTTTCAGAATGTTTTTGCCATCCTGGTGTTTCTGGCTCTGGATGTGCATCATCTGTTCATCGAAGCCATGGTCGATTCCTATCGCCAGTTGCCGCCCGGTTTGCTTGATTTCTCTTCCGAGGCGGTGCCGTTTATTATGGAGTTGACCGGGCACATGTTTGTCCTGGCTATCCGCTTCAGCGCCCCGATCCTTGCTGTGCTGTTGTTGTCAGGGCTGGTGCTGGGCATTCTGGCGCGGGTGTTTCCGCAGCTGAATGTCTTTTTGTTGTCGTTCCCCATCAATATCGGCATGGCGTTTATTATTATCGGTCTGACCATGAACATGGTCGTGGCTATGCTGAACCGGGAGTTCTTTGCGCTTCCGGAAACATTCGCTCAATTGTTGTATTACCTGAAGAATTAA
- the flhB gene encoding flagellar biosynthesis protein FlhB, which yields MAEESGQERTEEATSKRREDFRKKGQVAQSKEVNTAALLSLSLLLWYFYGGSFWSQLSWLVSHFWEQSGSLAVTPQSVVQILLFVLQKTAVLLSPLFLMVLVVGFFASFLQIGWLFTGKPLMPDLTKLDPIKGAGRFVSKRSLVELVKSLAKVALVGYVAYKTVYSEFDNALYLVDMDVIETLYYVGRVAMAVLMKSCGIMILLALLDFMFVRWEMEEKMKMTKQEQKEEFKESEGDPHLKAKVRSIQQQMARRRMMAEVPKADVVITNPTHLSVAIKYEQGEMDAPVIIAKGADNLAMKIREIARENSVPLVENVDVARALYKVEVGEVVPEQMFQAVAEILAYVYSLKRKS from the coding sequence ATGGCTGAGGAGTCTGGACAGGAACGGACTGAAGAAGCCACCAGTAAGCGGCGAGAGGATTTTCGCAAAAAAGGTCAGGTGGCCCAGAGTAAAGAGGTCAACACGGCCGCATTGCTGAGCCTGTCTCTGCTGCTGTGGTACTTCTACGGCGGATCATTCTGGAGTCAGTTGTCGTGGCTGGTGTCCCATTTTTGGGAGCAGTCCGGCTCACTGGCCGTAACGCCTCAGTCCGTCGTGCAGATTCTGCTGTTTGTCCTGCAGAAAACCGCCGTGTTGTTGTCTCCGTTGTTTCTCATGGTGCTGGTGGTCGGCTTTTTTGCCAGCTTTCTCCAGATTGGCTGGCTGTTTACCGGCAAGCCGTTGATGCCGGATCTCACCAAGCTCGACCCCATCAAAGGGGCGGGTCGGTTTGTCTCCAAGCGCTCCCTTGTCGAATTGGTTAAATCCCTGGCCAAGGTTGCCCTGGTCGGTTATGTCGCCTACAAGACCGTGTACAGTGAATTTGACAATGCGCTGTATCTGGTCGATATGGATGTCATTGAAACGCTCTATTATGTCGGACGCGTGGCCATGGCTGTTCTGATGAAAAGCTGCGGCATCATGATTCTTCTCGCCCTGCTGGATTTTATGTTTGTGCGCTGGGAGATGGAAGAGAAGATGAAAATGACCAAACAGGAACAGAAAGAGGAGTTCAAGGAGAGCGAAGGGGATCCGCACCTTAAGGCCAAAGTTCGTTCTATCCAACAGCAGATGGCTCGACGACGTATGATGGCTGAAGTCCCCAAAGCCGATGTGGTTATCACCAACCCGACCCACCTTTCCGTTGCGATAAAATATGAGCAGGGTGAAATGGATGCTCCGGTGATTATTGCCAAAGGTGCGGATAATCTCGCCATGAAAATTCGTGAGATCGCACGGGAAAATTCTGTTCCGCTTGTAGAAAATGTCGATGTGGCACGAGCTTTGTATAAAGTTGAAGTTGGGGAAGTTGTTCCCGAGCAAATGTTCCAGGCCGTGGCCGAAATTTTAGCTTATGTCTACAGCCTCAAACGCAAATCGTGA
- the flhA gene encoding flagellar biosynthesis protein FlhA: MLEALAENKWVRLIVRSDIMVSLGLVMVLMLMIIPLPPVLLDIFLSLNITLALLILIISLYTAKSVEFAVFPAVLLATTLFRLSLNVASTRLILLHGEEGPSAAGSVIMSFGQFVVGGNYVVGLVIFVILVLINFMVITKGAGRVAEVAARFTLDAMPGKQMAIDADLNAGLINDQEAKVRRAEIANEADFYGAMDGASKFVRGDAIAGIIITLINIGAGFIIGVVQKGMPAIEAAQNYTILTVGDGLVGQVPALIISTAAGILVTRTAGTGDFGTDLKAQFSVHPQAVWVVSVILLAFALIPGLPFAPFLILSALLAFIAFQLQKTQAQEQEAAEAISMEQARPEAREKEDDYDEMLNVDLLELEVGYGLIPFVDAAQDGELLERIRSIRKQFALDSGFIVPPVHIKDNLQLKPNEYNFMLKGVKVAGAEMLPGHFMAMNPGMATETIKGVATEEPAFGLPATWISEDKKERAQIAGYTVVDCTTVMATHISEIIKRYAYELLGRQEVQNLLDNLKKSYPKLVEELVPEPLNLGLIMRVLQNLLREDVSIRDLRTILETLADYAAPGSDPDYLTEHVRSALARSISGKYAQADDVLAVMTLDRKIEEGIQQSLQKTDSGIGYLAMEPRQAQAVLDALAEQLQQFSGGMTPVLLCSPTIRPHVKKTTERYLPSLVVISHNEIASHLKVRSIGMVKINAG, encoded by the coding sequence ATGCTTGAAGCGTTAGCGGAAAATAAATGGGTTCGTCTGATTGTCCGTAGTGACATCATGGTCTCGCTCGGCCTGGTGATGGTGCTGATGCTGATGATCATTCCGCTGCCGCCGGTTTTGCTTGATATTTTCCTGTCGCTCAACATCACCCTGGCTCTGCTGATCCTGATCATTAGCCTGTACACGGCGAAATCCGTTGAGTTTGCCGTGTTCCCTGCGGTTCTGCTGGCCACCACGTTGTTCCGATTGTCTCTCAATGTGGCGTCAACCCGCCTGATTTTGCTGCATGGCGAAGAGGGGCCCAGTGCCGCCGGTTCGGTGATCATGTCGTTCGGCCAGTTTGTGGTTGGTGGTAACTACGTGGTTGGCCTGGTTATTTTCGTTATCCTGGTGTTGATCAACTTTATGGTTATTACCAAGGGTGCCGGGCGTGTTGCCGAAGTTGCCGCCCGTTTTACCCTGGATGCCATGCCCGGTAAACAGATGGCCATTGATGCCGATTTGAACGCCGGCCTGATCAATGATCAGGAGGCCAAGGTGCGACGGGCCGAAATCGCCAACGAAGCCGACTTCTACGGGGCCATGGATGGTGCCAGTAAGTTCGTGCGCGGCGATGCCATTGCCGGGATTATTATCACCCTGATCAATATCGGCGCAGGTTTTATCATCGGCGTTGTCCAGAAGGGGATGCCAGCCATTGAGGCGGCACAAAACTACACGATTCTCACGGTTGGTGATGGTCTGGTCGGCCAAGTCCCGGCACTGATCATCTCCACTGCTGCAGGTATTCTCGTTACCCGGACTGCGGGTACCGGCGATTTTGGTACCGACCTCAAAGCGCAGTTCAGTGTTCATCCCCAGGCGGTTTGGGTGGTCTCAGTGATCCTGCTGGCCTTTGCCCTGATTCCCGGTTTGCCGTTTGCTCCCTTTCTCATCCTGTCGGCATTGCTGGCGTTTATCGCGTTTCAGTTGCAGAAGACCCAGGCCCAGGAGCAGGAGGCTGCTGAAGCTATTTCGATGGAACAGGCCCGTCCTGAAGCGCGGGAAAAAGAAGATGATTACGATGAGATGCTCAATGTCGACCTGCTCGAACTCGAGGTCGGCTATGGGTTGATCCCGTTTGTTGATGCCGCCCAGGATGGCGAGTTGCTCGAACGGATTCGTTCGATTCGCAAACAGTTTGCTTTGGATTCCGGTTTTATCGTGCCGCCGGTGCATATCAAAGATAACCTGCAGCTCAAACCCAACGAATATAACTTTATGCTCAAAGGGGTCAAGGTTGCCGGAGCCGAGATGCTCCCCGGCCATTTCATGGCTATGAATCCGGGCATGGCTACTGAGACCATCAAAGGGGTTGCCACTGAAGAGCCTGCATTTGGTCTCCCTGCCACCTGGATCTCGGAAGATAAAAAAGAGCGAGCCCAGATTGCCGGTTATACGGTGGTCGACTGTACCACTGTGATGGCGACACACATCAGCGAGATTATCAAACGCTATGCCTATGAACTTTTAGGCCGCCAAGAGGTACAGAACTTGCTTGATAATCTTAAGAAGAGTTATCCCAAGCTGGTGGAGGAGTTGGTTCCCGAGCCGTTGAACCTTGGTCTGATCATGCGGGTTCTGCAGAATCTGCTGCGTGAAGATGTGTCGATTCGCGATTTGCGCACCATTCTCGAAACTCTGGCTGATTATGCCGCTCCGGGATCGGATCCTGACTATCTGACCGAGCACGTGCGCAGCGCGCTGGCCCGTTCTATCAGTGGTAAGTATGCCCAGGCAGACGATGTTCTGGCGGTGATGACTCTGGATCGCAAGATCGAGGAAGGGATTCAGCAATCGTTGCAGAAGACAGACAGCGGAATCGGTTATCTGGCCATGGAGCCAAGACAGGCTCAAGCGGTCCTGGATGCACTGGCTGAGCAGCTTCAACAGTTCAGTGGCGGGATGACTCCGGTGCTGCTTTGTTCGCCAACGATTCGTCCTCATGTCAAAAAAACGACTGAACGATACCTTCCCAGCCTGGTGGTGATCTCCCACAACGAGATTGCTTCGCATTTAAAAGTACGCTCTATCGGAATGGTGAAAATCAATGCAGGTTAG
- the flhF gene encoding flagellar biosynthesis protein FlhF, which produces MQVRVFESEDMDSALRMIKEALGPDALILSSRTVRKGGMGLFGKPMLEVTAAVDANADDAATPEADQAILDVRSGDGDDLNYQDLWASREIEKKPKKVTPHRFEEALPNPYRHITSSASAETSPRSLDGLRNEVGELKNLVSSLVKDLPEQLDKLSRQKPQPVIAPAVQRFSTMSTADQQIHDGLTRLGIEAEAASTIAHYASSQLTTKQIADPAVLNAFFAKTIAELVQTTGSILPQPGESKRIALIGPTGVGKTTTIAKLAASHLLAGGKRVALVTIDTYRIAAVEQLKVYGEIMNLPVEVVMNADQLHEVLERHSDKDLVLIDTAGRSPKDSVSLQELEEFLHVDPNIEAHLVMSATTRERDLYEIYGRFSALSPQSMLLTKLDECNSLGVLLNIHLRNNCPISYLANGQKVPEDLVQATSELVSSMILESSEG; this is translated from the coding sequence ATGCAGGTTAGGGTTTTCGAATCAGAGGATATGGATTCGGCGTTGCGCATGATTAAGGAAGCGCTGGGACCGGATGCCTTGATTCTGTCATCACGGACAGTACGCAAGGGCGGCATGGGTTTGTTCGGAAAACCAATGCTCGAAGTGACCGCCGCTGTTGATGCGAATGCCGATGATGCTGCTACGCCGGAGGCTGATCAAGCCATACTCGATGTGCGTAGTGGCGATGGTGATGATCTGAACTATCAGGACTTGTGGGCGTCCAGAGAGATTGAAAAAAAACCAAAAAAGGTCACGCCACATCGTTTTGAAGAGGCGTTGCCCAATCCGTATCGGCACATCACCTCTTCGGCCTCTGCCGAGACCTCGCCCCGTTCTCTGGATGGGTTGCGCAATGAGGTCGGCGAGTTAAAAAATCTGGTCAGCTCACTGGTTAAAGACCTGCCTGAGCAACTGGATAAGCTTAGTCGTCAGAAACCCCAGCCTGTTATCGCTCCCGCAGTTCAGCGCTTTTCCACCATGTCAACGGCCGATCAGCAGATCCATGATGGTTTGACGCGTCTTGGAATCGAAGCGGAAGCCGCGTCCACGATTGCCCATTACGCATCGAGTCAGCTGACGACCAAACAGATTGCTGATCCGGCTGTTCTTAATGCGTTCTTTGCCAAAACCATTGCCGAACTGGTACAGACCACCGGCAGTATTTTGCCCCAGCCCGGCGAATCGAAACGGATTGCCCTGATTGGTCCGACCGGCGTCGGCAAGACCACCACCATTGCCAAGTTGGCGGCGTCCCATCTGCTCGCCGGTGGCAAGCGGGTGGCTCTGGTCACGATTGACACCTACCGCATTGCCGCTGTTGAGCAACTCAAGGTGTACGGCGAGATCATGAACCTGCCGGTTGAGGTGGTGATGAACGCTGATCAGTTGCATGAAGTGTTGGAGCGCCACAGCGATAAAGATCTGGTGTTGATCGATACGGCCGGACGCAGCCCAAAAGATTCGGTGAGCCTGCAGGAACTTGAAGAGTTTCTCCATGTTGATCCGAACATTGAGGCGCATCTGGTTATGTCGGCAACCACGCGCGAGCGCGACCTCTACGAGATTTATGGGCGGTTCAGTGCCCTGTCCCCGCAAAGCATGTTGTTGACCAAGCTCGACGAATGCAACAGCCTCGGGGTTTTGTTGAATATTCATTTGCGCAACAACTGTCCCATATCATATCTGGCCAACGGTCAGAAAGTTCCGGAAGACCTTGTTCAAGCTACCTCTGAGTTGGTTAGCTCAATGATTCTGGAAAGCAGTGAAGGATAA
- a CDS encoding MinD/ParA family protein, whose amino-acid sequence MDGHQEHADQADTLRSLSDRMGEAPQMNAGNNKTARVLSVTSGKGGVGKTAVVSNVAVALGRMGKRVLIIDADLGLANIDVVFGLAPRYNLNHFFSGQQSLESILVDGPPGVQILPAGSGVQQFTRLEASHKMRFLDDLENLPGDYDVVLIDTEAGISENVTYFNQAAQDILVVTTPEPTAITDAYALMKLLSSQYHEKRFNLIVNSVRHSDEALDVYRKLTMVSNRYLDISIDFMGGIPFDRKMYESVRRQKVMVEMYPGHKVSVAFEKLATTLIADQHRNEPKGSLQFFWKRLLSLGSGT is encoded by the coding sequence ATGGATGGACATCAAGAACACGCCGATCAGGCGGATACATTACGCTCGTTGAGTGACCGAATGGGAGAGGCACCCCAGATGAATGCCGGCAACAATAAGACGGCACGCGTTCTGTCGGTCACCAGTGGTAAGGGGGGCGTTGGTAAAACTGCAGTTGTCTCCAATGTTGCCGTTGCTCTGGGCCGAATGGGGAAGAGGGTTTTGATTATCGATGCCGACCTCGGTCTGGCCAATATCGATGTGGTCTTCGGTCTGGCCCCACGTTATAACCTTAACCATTTCTTTTCCGGCCAGCAGAGCCTGGAGTCGATCCTTGTTGATGGCCCCCCCGGGGTACAGATTCTTCCGGCCGGATCCGGGGTCCAGCAGTTTACCCGCCTCGAAGCCAGCCATAAGATGCGCTTTCTCGATGACCTGGAAAACTTGCCTGGCGATTACGATGTGGTATTGATTGATACCGAGGCCGGTATTTCCGAAAATGTCACTTATTTCAACCAGGCCGCGCAGGATATCTTGGTGGTGACCACGCCGGAGCCGACCGCGATCACCGATGCCTACGCGCTGATGAAATTGTTGTCGTCGCAGTATCACGAAAAGCGCTTCAACCTGATTGTCAACTCGGTGCGCCATTCGGATGAAGCGCTGGATGTGTATCGTAAACTGACCATGGTGTCCAATCGTTATCTGGATATCTCCATTGATTTCATGGGCGGCATTCCGTTCGACCGTAAAATGTACGAGTCGGTCCGACGCCAGAAAGTGATGGTGGAGATGTATCCGGGACACAAAGTCAGCGTGGCATTTGAAAAGCTGGCGACGACGCTGATTGCGGATCAGCACCGCAATGAACCTAAAGGGTCGTTGCAATTTTTCTGGAAACGATTGTTGTCATTGGGGAGTGGCACTTAG
- a CDS encoding FliA/WhiG family RNA polymerase sigma factor has translation MSSPYGYGPSSGQDKNELVKSHMSLVHLVVDRMRAQVPGFVTKDDMTSAAMMGLMDAATRFDPSRGIMFKTFAERRIRGAIYDEIRKMDWFSRSLREKQGRIGKTITQMEHRLGRTPEEEEVAEAMDMTLDEYRHMLGQVCHLGCVSLNETLDDRDDGRNFLDLLTDDSPSVQQRIEESELASELAGQLDKLSEKERLVISLYYYEELTQKEIAEVLDLTEGRISQLHSQALVKLKVKLSRPR, from the coding sequence ATGAGTTCGCCTTACGGCTATGGACCGTCTTCCGGTCAGGATAAAAACGAGCTGGTCAAGTCTCATATGTCGCTGGTGCATCTGGTGGTTGATCGCATGCGCGCTCAGGTGCCTGGGTTCGTGACCAAAGACGATATGACCAGTGCGGCGATGATGGGGTTGATGGATGCCGCCACCCGTTTTGATCCGTCGCGGGGGATCATGTTCAAAACCTTTGCCGAGCGGCGTATTCGTGGAGCCATCTACGATGAGATCCGCAAGATGGACTGGTTCTCCCGTTCATTGCGCGAAAAGCAGGGGCGGATCGGCAAGACCATTACCCAGATGGAGCATCGTCTCGGCCGCACTCCCGAAGAGGAAGAAGTCGCCGAAGCCATGGACATGACCCTGGATGAATACCGCCACATGCTTGGCCAGGTGTGTCATCTCGGTTGTGTCAGCCTCAACGAAACCTTGGACGACCGCGACGATGGCCGCAATTTTCTCGATCTGCTTACCGATGATTCACCGTCGGTACAGCAACGGATAGAGGAGAGTGAACTCGCTTCCGAACTGGCCGGGCAACTGGATAAACTCTCAGAAAAAGAGCGATTGGTCATTTCGTTGTATTACTATGAAGAACTGACGCAAAAGGAGATCGCTGAAGTTCTCGACCTGACCGAAGGGCGGATTTCCCAATTGCACAGTCAGGCGTTGGTTAAACTCAAAGTCAAACTGTCACGGCCGAGGTGA
- a CDS encoding flagellar hook-basal body protein: protein MSSGIYATLSGAVARMQTVDVVTNNLSNANTLGYKKDRVQFSAVLDSAKQNQQAGGVNYSYVEVAKTDYSQGVLIDTRNEYDVAINGNGFFKVRNPDDGEIYFTRLGALDREPDGTLITRTGEFVLSPANETIVLPEGDFVIDERGRILGNEGVVDELALVDPDPDLLIKQGNGRYSYDGDMRVVPNSTDSQVMQGHLEQSNVKAIEETTLMMTSLRAFENYQKAMKNYFTLESKVNEIGSL, encoded by the coding sequence ATGAGTTCCGGGATTTACGCGACCCTCAGTGGTGCCGTTGCCAGAATGCAGACTGTCGATGTCGTGACCAACAACCTCTCCAATGCCAACACGCTCGGCTATAAAAAAGACCGAGTTCAATTCAGTGCGGTTTTGGACAGCGCCAAGCAGAACCAGCAGGCCGGTGGCGTGAACTATTCATACGTCGAAGTAGCTAAAACGGATTATTCGCAAGGCGTGTTGATCGATACCCGCAATGAGTATGATGTGGCCATTAACGGCAATGGCTTTTTCAAAGTTCGCAATCCTGATGACGGTGAGATCTATTTTACCCGCCTCGGAGCCCTTGATCGGGAACCGGACGGTACGTTGATCACCCGTACCGGCGAATTTGTGTTGAGCCCGGCCAATGAAACCATTGTGCTCCCTGAAGGGGACTTTGTCATTGATGAGCGTGGCCGTATTCTCGGCAACGAGGGTGTGGTGGATGAGCTGGCGTTGGTTGATCCGGATCCGGACTTGTTGATTAAACAAGGTAATGGCCGCTACAGCTATGATGGCGATATGCGGGTCGTTCCCAACAGTACCGACAGCCAGGTGATGCAGGGCCATCTTGAACAGTCCAATGTCAAGGCGATTGAGGAAACGACTTTGATGATGACCAGCCTGCGCGCCTTTGAAAATTATCAGAAAGCGATGAAAAACTATTTCACTCTCGAGAGCAAAGTGAACGAAATCGGCTCTCTTTAA
- the flgG gene encoding flagellar basal-body rod protein FlgG: MIRALWTAATGMDSQQTNIDVIANNLANVNTSGFKKSRADFQELLYQVSKTPGSSTSADTVSPTGIQVGLGSRTAAVQKVFSTGDMMQTENELDLAIEGRGFFQVEMPDGTTAYTRSGALKKDGDGRLTTSEGYLLTPQIVIPENTTSISIGQDGTVDVFLDGESTSTEIGVIEMAIFSNESGLRSLGRNLFAETLSSGVANTGIPGENGLGTLSQGYLEGSNVSVMEEMVNMIAGQRAYEVNSKAIQTADEMLQMTNNLI, from the coding sequence ATGATCAGAGCATTATGGACCGCCGCCACCGGCATGGATTCGCAACAGACGAATATTGATGTGATTGCCAACAACCTGGCCAACGTCAACACCAGCGGTTTCAAAAAAAGCCGTGCGGATTTTCAGGAGTTGCTCTATCAGGTCAGCAAAACTCCCGGCAGTTCCACCTCGGCCGATACCGTGTCGCCGACCGGTATTCAGGTTGGTCTTGGTTCGCGAACCGCTGCCGTGCAAAAAGTGTTTAGCACCGGCGATATGATGCAGACGGAAAATGAGCTGGATCTGGCCATTGAAGGTCGTGGTTTCTTTCAGGTCGAAATGCCTGACGGAACCACCGCTTATACCCGTTCCGGTGCGCTGAAAAAAGATGGCGACGGACGTCTGACCACCTCGGAAGGGTACCTGTTGACACCGCAGATTGTCATTCCTGAAAATACCACCAGCATCTCCATCGGTCAGGATGGTACCGTGGATGTTTTCCTCGATGGTGAGTCCACCTCCACGGAAATCGGTGTGATTGAGATGGCGATTTTCAGTAATGAATCGGGTTTGCGTAGTCTTGGTCGCAACCTGTTTGCTGAAACGCTCTCCTCGGGTGTTGCGAACACCGGAATCCCCGGCGAAAATGGTCTTGGGACATTATCGCAGGGCTATCTTGAAGGGTCCAACGTCAGCGTCATGGAAGAGATGGTTAATATGATCGCCGGTCAACGGGCTTATGAGGTCAATTCCAAGGCCATTCAGACTGCCGATGAAATGCTGCAAATGACCAATAATCTGATCTAA
- the flgA gene encoding flagellar basal body P-ring formation chaperone FlgA has translation MVRILSDKNRFFWLLLVSMVIGLLWSSLAVAGGTTITNQDIQRTIKTYLNKAQQRINHVDYTFEPYSKEDSFTLPAGKLRIDVLPAVKKIIGSRHFTVVYRVDGRTVKSVTVRGKLLVKADVVVAQQSLKRGTIISAEDVSLVHLDVSRIREPIFDLKNVVGKLVARNVRAGQPVEFKSVETPPLVHKGSFVKLVARRSGMMLTAIGIALEDGSKGEVIRVQNNRSKKVVMAQVVGPDLVEVEF, from the coding sequence ATGGTGCGGATTCTCTCGGACAAAAACAGATTTTTCTGGCTGCTCCTAGTCAGCATGGTGATTGGCTTGCTGTGGAGCTCCCTGGCGGTTGCCGGTGGAACCACAATTACCAATCAGGATATCCAGCGCACCATCAAGACTTATCTGAACAAGGCCCAACAGCGCATTAACCATGTTGATTACACGTTTGAGCCGTATTCCAAGGAGGATTCTTTTACTCTTCCGGCAGGTAAATTGCGAATAGATGTGTTGCCAGCCGTTAAAAAGATCATTGGCAGCCGCCATTTCACCGTGGTCTATCGGGTCGATGGGCGCACTGTCAAATCGGTCACGGTTCGCGGCAAGTTGCTCGTCAAGGCCGATGTGGTGGTGGCGCAACAGTCGCTTAAACGTGGGACGATTATTTCCGCCGAAGATGTCAGTTTGGTTCACCTGGATGTTTCGCGGATCCGTGAACCTATTTTTGACCTGAAAAATGTGGTGGGAAAACTCGTTGCCCGCAATGTACGTGCCGGTCAGCCGGTGGAGTTCAAGAGTGTGGAAACACCGCCACTGGTCCACAAAGGCAGCTTTGTCAAATTGGTCGCCCGCCGCAGCGGCATGATGTTGACGGCGATCGGCATTGCCCTGGAAGACGGCAGCAAGGGCGAAGTGATTCGGGTGCAAAACAACAGATCGAAAAAAGTGGTTATGGCTCAGGTCGTTGGGCCGGATCTGGTCGAAGTGGAGTTTTAA